A single window of Anaerocolumna chitinilytica DNA harbors:
- a CDS encoding class II fructose-bisphosphate aldolase produces the protein MSSIRVRELLEHATKHKYGVPAINVFHYESVKWAIEAAESEKLPIIIQVYPGFRDHIDLKYIADFAKDMAAKAAVPVAVHLDHSNTFEVAVAGIRDGFPSIMLDGSSLPFEENVRLTSDVIRVAKVFDIDVEAELGHVGSGSKLEDIVDSSNYTSVRQAVEFVERTGCDSLAVAVGNAHGVYIKEPKLDFERMNEIRCSLSIPLVLHGCSDIPNDQIQKSVNLGFSKFNIATEYDRAIYQAICSNVNPEENRGSFFRLQSMASEEIKAFVVGKLRLLNPNNYSL, from the coding sequence ATGTCAAGTATTAGGGTAAGAGAATTATTGGAGCATGCAACGAAGCACAAATACGGTGTTCCGGCAATCAATGTATTTCATTATGAGTCAGTAAAATGGGCTATAGAAGCAGCAGAAAGTGAGAAGCTTCCTATTATCATTCAGGTGTATCCGGGATTTCGAGACCATATCGATCTCAAATATATTGCTGATTTTGCCAAGGATATGGCGGCAAAAGCCGCTGTCCCGGTAGCAGTTCACCTGGATCATTCAAATACCTTTGAAGTTGCGGTTGCCGGAATCCGTGACGGATTTCCTTCTATTATGTTAGATGGTTCTTCTCTTCCTTTTGAAGAAAATGTTCGTTTAACAAGTGATGTAATCAGAGTGGCCAAGGTCTTTGATATTGATGTGGAAGCCGAGCTGGGGCATGTAGGAAGCGGCTCGAAGTTAGAGGATATTGTAGACTCCAGTAATTATACTTCTGTCCGTCAGGCAGTGGAATTTGTGGAAAGAACAGGCTGTGATTCCCTGGCGGTTGCTGTTGGGAATGCTCATGGCGTTTATATTAAGGAACCAAAGCTGGATTTTGAGAGAATGAATGAGATTCGCTGCAGCCTATCTATTCCCCTTGTACTTCATGGATGTTCGGATATTCCCAATGACCAGATTCAAAAAAGTGTAAATCTTGGTTTCAGCAAATTCAATATTGCAACAGAATATGACAGGGCAATCTATCAGGCTATCTGCAGCAATGTAAATCCTGAAGAAAACAGGGGTTCCTTCTTCAGACTTCAAAGCATGGCTTCAGAGGAGATTAAGGCCTTTGTAGTGGGTAAACTAAGATTGTTAAATCCTAACAATTATTCTCTCTAG